The genomic interval TCGCGGCCCATGCCGCCGGGGCCGACGAGGTGCTCATCGACCTCCAGCAGACCGCGCGGAACGCGGACGAGCTGACGGACCTGGCACACCGTTTTCACGACCAGCTGAGCAAGGGCTAGGGAGCACCGTGTCTGACGTAGTCATCTCGAAGCCGGATGTCCACGACATGGTGGTGGTGCATCGCACCTTCCGCCAATCCTGCGCGGAACTGCCGGAGTTGGTGCGCGGACTGCGGCCCGGCGACACCGCGCGGGCCCAACTGGTCGTAGACGCTGTGCGGTTCATGCTGATGGGTCTGGAAGCCCACCACGTCAGCGAGGACGAATTCCTCTGGCCCCGGCTCGCGGAACGGACGACACCGCACGCCGAGGCGATCACGCGCATGGAGGAACAGCACCACCGGCTCGAAGATCTGGTCACGCGGGTGAGGGGGGAGCTGGACACGCTGGCCGCCGATCCCCGGCCGTCCCTCTGTGAACAGGTGGCGGCCCAACTCGCCGAACTGGGCTCGGTGTTGATCGCGCACATGGACGAGGAGGAGAACATCGTCCTCCCGCTGGCCGCCGAACATCTGACCGTCGCCGAGTGGGAGGAACTCGGCGAGATCAGCCTGGCGAAGCTGGAGAAGAAGCATCTGCTGCGCGCCTTCAGCGCGTTGATGGCGGTGGCCACTCCCGAAGAGCAGCGGGCGATCCTCACCAAGGCACCACTGCCCGCCCGCGTCCTGTGGCGCCTGACCGGCCGCCGCTCGCACGCCCGTTGGGAGGCCCGCCTGCACGGGGCGTGAGCCTACGGCGTGGCGGGGCTCGTGTTGCTGGGCGGGTCCGTCGGTGATGTGTCCGCCGAGCTGTGGTCGGGGGAGAACCAGGCCAACCCGATCAGCAGCGCCCCGAGGAAGACCAGCACGGCGGCGACCGTGCCTGCCGTCTTCGACCGGCGTACGGCGACGCCGCGGCCTCCCGTGCGCTGCCGGCGCCGGGTCCGGTGGGCCGGAGCGGTGCTGCCACCGGTGGCGGACGGGAAGGCGTACGTGGTCACCGAGCCAGGGCCGGAGCCGGAGCCGGGAGCCGCGTTCGTCCGGGGCTTCGCGGCGGGCGCCTCCCAGGCGGTCACGTTCGGCTTCGGCTCGGGGCGCGACGCGGCTGCCGGGAGGGGCTCGGAACGCCCTCTCCAGGCACCGGAGGCGAACCATTCGGCCACCTGGCGCGCCGTAGGACGGTCCTCGGGGAGCTTGGCCAGGAGTCCGAGTAAATAGTTCTCGAAGGCGGGCGGGAGGCCGACGCCGAGTTCCCGTGGGGGTACGGGGGGCGTGTCGAGGTGGTGA from Streptomyces sp. NBC_01288 carries:
- a CDS encoding hemerythrin domain-containing protein, translating into MSDVVISKPDVHDMVVVHRTFRQSCAELPELVRGLRPGDTARAQLVVDAVRFMLMGLEAHHVSEDEFLWPRLAERTTPHAEAITRMEEQHHRLEDLVTRVRGELDTLAADPRPSLCEQVAAQLAELGSVLIAHMDEEENIVLPLAAEHLTVAEWEELGEISLAKLEKKHLLRAFSALMAVATPEEQRAILTKAPLPARVLWRLTGRRSHARWEARLHGA